The region CAGCCGCGCGGCGTCGGCGCCGATGGCTGTCAGATGGCCGGGCGGGAACACCGCAGGCGGGAAGGTGGCGCGCCAGTCGCCGGGGTGTACCTTGAGCAACGCCTGGGAAAAGGCGTCGGCGGACTCGGCGCCGCCCTGCGTGGAGTAGAAGTCCATAACCTGTTGATCAAGCGTATTTTTAATCACCTTTTCCTCCCATATTCAATGATGAAAGACGCGCGATGGCCTGAGTGAAAACCTGCTCGCTGGCGCAATTGGTCAATCGCAAGTGTTGTCGGCTTTCAACGCCGTAAACGATCCCCGGCACCGTGGCGACTTGCCGTTCCACCAGAAGATATTCCGCGACTGCGCTGCCGGCATCAGGCGAAAAATCGCGCCAGCGGGCGGGTAAGGCCGGATAGAGTGCGGAAACGTCCGGGAACAGGAACATTCCCCCCATGGGGCGGCGTGACCAACGGAAACCCTGCGTCTCGCCCAACGCCGAAAGCGCATAACGGTTGCGGGCCGCCAGAATGTCCTGCTGTTGTTGCATCCAGTCGTCTACCTCGGGGGTGCTCAGCAGCCGTTCGGCGATAGGTTCGCCAAGAATACTCACGCCCAGACACAGGCTTTCGTGGACCCTGCTGGCGGCTTCAATCACCTTGGCCGGCCCAATCAGCCAACCGGTGCGCAAACCGGGAATGCCGAACTTTTTTGAGCAACTGTTAATCAGCAGGCTGCGTTCGCGCAGGGCCGGAATGCACCAGGCGTTAAGGTGAGGGCGGGTGAAAGCCAGGGTGTCGTAGACTTCATCATGGATGACCCAGCGGTCACCCTCGCGGCAGTCGTCGGCGAGCGCTTGCCAGTCCGTGTCGCTCATAACGTAGCCGGTAGGGTTCTCCGGGGAGTTGATCAGCACGGCACGCGCCGAGGCGTGGGTATTTGCCGCCAGCGCCGTCGCATATTCGTTTTCGCCTTCAGGGCGCAGCAGCGGATGGCTTTTACGGTTCAACAAGTGAATGGCACGCTGATAAAGGGTGTAGGCCGGCGCCGCCAGCAGGACGCCGTCGCCAGGATTGGTCACCGCCTGCAACGCCAGATTGAGCGCTTCAATCCCCCCATGAGTCACCATTATTTCGCTTTCGGGATCGATATCGATAGCGTAACGACGCCGATACCACGCCGCTATCGCTCTGCGCAGCGACAGCGAGCCGCGTGAGTGCTCATAGCGCTTGACCGCATCCAGAAACCGTTCTTTGTTGAGATCCTCTCGGCAGATCACGTCGACCAGCGCGGCGGGCGGACCAAAATCGGGTTCTCCCATGCTGAGATTGAGGATCGCAGGGTTCGCTTTCGCTCGCTGAGAGACCGTCTTTGATGAGAGCGGGTTCAGGTGTTCCAGATACGCATTGATGGCAGGCATGGTCTTCCTCTTATTCCTGATCCATTGATTGAGGGTTTACTGCGATAAGGTTGCGCGCCAGCAGAATCAAGCGATCGTAATTCAGCATCAGCGTAGTGAGGGTTACGGCGATCAACATACCGGTTTGCCATTGGCCGCTGACCAGCGACTGCATCACGAAGGCCAGCACCGGTATCAACGAATTCATAAAGGTAAACAGGGTGACGCCGACCCACTGCAGGCAGGTTTGCGACAAAAAAGAAGGTAAAACCATATTGGCGACGATAAGGATCAACAGGTTGCGCAGGGTTTCCGGGGCGACCCACAACGCGCCGAACTCATGATGCGCGAACAGGTAAGCGGCGCTGCAGGCCAGCAGCAAATAGCAGCGCAGAGAAACGACCGAGACCGGGCCAAGCCCGCTCTGCCGGCTGAAACGCAGCGAGCTGACGTAGTAAAAATACATCATGGCCCCCGCCGACATTGAGGTGTAAAGCACCCGCAGCGGGAAGGCCGAGAGAGCATGAATACACAGGATTGCCATCAGGATGAACAGCGACTTCAGCCAGCGCCTTTCCCGCAGGCAACTGCACAGTGCCGAAGAAAGGAAGAATACGCCGATGAAAAAATCGGCTGAGGCGTGCGTCACGCTGTAATAAGAAAATATCCAGTTCAGCACGAAGGCGACGGAAAGCGTGAGCCACATGCGCCAATGGCGGCGCAGCGCGCTGTGGTTGCGCCGCAGGCGTCGGAACTCCCAGAGGTTAAACACCACGCAGGCCGCCAGAGCCATATAGAACAGGCTGATTTCTATCGGTATACCGCCGCCGACATGACTTAAAAATACCTGTGAGGCGGACGTGAGGGCGATATACAGCAAGGTCAGTAATTGCCCGCGCGCCAGCTGTGCCGAGGGTTGCTCATGGGGCGGGGTGGCTGAGGTCACAGGCATGTCAGGCCACCTCCAGCGGGTAGAGGGCCGAATACAGCGGCTGAGATTGGCAACCCAAACGCGCTTTAATCCGGGCATTGGTCCTGCCCGCCTCAATCCGGCGGATACCTTGCGAGAACGCATACTGCACGCTGGCCGCGATCATGACGGTATAAGGACTGAAGCTCGAAAGCCGATAGTCGACGCCCCCGGCCCAAAGGTGCAGGCATTGCGGATCGTTCAGGCAGATGACGGCGGCCACCAACTGGCCTTCATGTTCAATCTGGACCACGGTAATCAGCTCGCCGCAAGTTTCCAGGAAATGGAGAAACGTCTGTATCGGATAGTAGTGCGGCGTACCGTTTCGGGAACTGGTGGCGTGGCAAAGTTTGACCGCGGCGGCAAGATCGGCGTCCCGGCCCGAAAGCACGCGGTAGTTGCCGCGATCGCTGTCGAATTTCCGTAACTGGCGCTTCATCTCCTGGCGGCCATCGCGCGGGAGGGCCGCCAGATAATCATCAAATCGCTCAAAGGGCATGAGATCGATAAAGAAGCGGTCATGCATGAAATTACAACGGTAACCCGCCTGTTCTGCGGCGCTCAATGAAGGCCCGGCGCTGAGATTGAGCAGGCCGCAGCCCGGAATGCCCAGCCGGCCGGCTAGCGCAATGAGTTCGGTCATCAGGCGTTGCGCCGCGTCTTCCGAACCCGGCCGATGCAGGATTTGCGTGTCGTAGCAATGGGCGATGTGCCCCAATAGCCCGCCGATGGGGGCGGCAAAATGAAAACCGGTACTTTTGGCCAGCGTACCAAAGGGGTCGGGCTGCGATTGCTGGTAGACCACCAGCAACGCGTCAAGCCGTTCTCCTTGCCATGCCGCCAGGTAATAAGCGCCTAACGTCGGCAACATGGGGTGACGTTCGGCGGCCGCCAGCAGGTTGGGGTGATAAAAAGCCGGCTGCCCGCAGTCCATCCACAAGGCGGCATAGGCTTGGGGGTTAATTTCTGCGAATTGATGATGGCATGACAGGTGATAACTCATAGTGCCGGCCTTAGCGAAAGGGGATTCGGTTGCAGGGTTTCGGGGGCGGCCTGGGCGGTGAATTCAGCGAACGCCGCCAGCAAATCGTCGATATCCTGGAGGCTGAGTTCCCCCATAACCCCGATGCGGAACGAATTTACCGCCCAGTGTTTGGTGGGGTAAATCACCAATCCGCGCTGGAATAAAAAGTCGTTCAGCTTGTCGATTTCGCACTGCGTTCCGGGGTTCGGCGCCAGCGTGACGATTAACGGGGCGCAAAACTGCGGCTGAATGATCGGGCTGAAACCCAAACGCGCCATACCGCCGAGCAGGTGTGCCATACGTTGAGAATACGCCCGGTGGCGCGTGCGCCTGCCGCCCTGTTGACGGTACTCGTCAATAGCTTGTTTCAGAGCCAGCATGATTTGCAGCGGCGGGGTGAAACGCCACTGCCCATCGCCATCCAGCGCTTTGGCCTGCGCCCTGATATCCAGACTGAGCGTACGTGGGGCGACGTGAGTTGCCAGCACGGTTTTTCGCACTAAAACGAAGGCCAGACCAGGTAGCCCATGCAGGCACTTATTGGCCGAAAGCGCGACGGCGCAAAGCGATGGCGCGCCGTAGTCCAACGGCAGCACGCCAAAGGTGCTGATGGCGTCAATCAGCAACCGGCAGCCGTGCCTGTTTGCCAACTGCGTCAGGCCATCAATATCATTGAGCACGCCTAGCGCCGTTTCGAAATGCACGGCGGCGATGTGGGTCACCGCAGGCGTTTGCTGCAGGGCCTGTTCAACCTGGGCCAGGTCAAACCCCTGATGTGACGGCAACGTCAGTACCGAATGCGGGATAGCGTGGATGCGGCAAATGTCCACCATGCGGGCGCTGTAGGCGCCATTTTCGATAATCAACAGGTGGTCATCTGCCGCCGGCAGAGAACAAAGCATCGCTTCGACGGCAAAAGTGCCGCTGCCTGATAACGGCACTGCGCTCCAGCTCGCGTCGCATCCTGCGATATCCAATATGTCCTCACGCAACCGGGCGCTCAAGTGGGTGGCGACCGGGCTGCGCGACCCTAAATCTCTGCCGGCGGCCTGGCGCACTTGCGCCGAGGTATTCAACGGGCCGGGAGTGAATAAACGAAATTCCTGTGATTGCATCGTTGTCACCGTTCAACGGGGTTGAGGCTCAGTGCCGGCGTTGGTTTGCCGGGCACTATGCAAAGTCGGGCTGGAAACGTGAAAAATAGGATTGTCCGGCGTCGCCCATTTACTACGGTAATAGTGGTGGTAAAAATCCCCCTCGCTCGCCAGATTGAAAGTGAAGAACAGGATGCGTCGGGTCGAGGACGAGCGGTTTTCGCTGGAGCGATGGGGAATATAGGAGTCGAACAAGATCACGTCGCCGGGGGCGGCATCGATCCTCTGCCAGCGCATGGTTTCGCAGAGACGGTCTTCGATATCCCCGTTGCGAGGCCCTCCCTGATAGCTGGGCAACTGGGGCAGGATCCCGCGGGGGGTGTCCACCAACCGCGCTCCTTTCGGCGTCAGGTCCCAGTGGGTGGCGATTTCCAACGCTCCGTTTTCTTCCACGGCGGCATCGAGCAGCACGGCAGCGGTCACCTGGTAACTTGAGGCGAAATGACGATAGGCCGTAATATCCTGATGGGGCGTGAACGCGCCGCCGCCGGGATATTTAAAGTTGCATTTGTCTTTGAACAGGTTGACGGGCTGGCCGAGGTGCTGCTCTATCAATTGCGCCAGCCAGGGCACCAGCTCTTGCGCGTAATAAGGCGAACTGCCGGCGAGGTACTCGATACGGCACAGTTGTTCAGCATTGCCGGCTTCGGTGACCACCACCAGGCCCGACGCGTTATCGGTTTGGTCAGATAGCGCGCGTTGGCTGATCTCGGCCAGTGCGGATTCAATGCGGCTCAGATTGAGATTGGCCCGCGATTTTTCCAGGTGGACAAAACCCCGCTGTTGAAAATGGTTACGTGAGGCGTTCATCACTTTCTCCTTATCCGTTTGGCGGCCACTCAGCGGCGGCCGCCGTGTATCCTGGGTTACACCATGCGTTTCATGGCAAGGTTAAAAACGTCGTCCGGCATGCAGAGCACCAGCCGGATGTGGTTATTGCCCTGCGGGCCATAAACCGAGCCGGGAACAACGGCAACGCCGCGCTCTTCCAAAAGGTAATTCGCCACGGCGTCGCCGATATGCCGGCCCGGTTGTCGGTATTTTTCGGGCATTTGTTGGTAGACGCCGCTCACTTCCGGGAACAGGAACATGGCGCCGAGCGGTTTACGTGGCCAGCGATACCCACGTTCTTCCGTCAGGGTATTCAGCGCCGTTTGACAGCGCTGAGCGATGTTGGAGGACATGTCCTCCAGCCAGGCAAATTTGCGGTCATCGCTAAGCAAACGGTGCGCGATACGCTCGTATTGGATATTGACGCCCAGATAGAGGTAATCATGCGCTTTGGCGGCCTGTTCGATAACCTGCGGCGGCGCTACCATCCAGCCGATACGCAGGCCTGGCAGGCCGAATTTTTTTGAAAAACTGTTGATAATGATGGAGTTGTTGGCCAGGGAGGCGACGGCGCGCGCCGGTTGGTGCGGGCGTTCAAAGTGCATGGCATCGTACACTTCGTCATGAATGATCCAGCAGCCGCTGCGCGCGGCGCGTTCCCCAATCACCGCCCAATCCTGTGGGCTGGCGACATAGCCGGTCGGGTTTTCCGGCGAGTTGACAATCATCGCTTTCACCCCTTCCAGCGCGCCGTCCTGCGCCAGCATTTCCGCATACTCGTGGTTGCCGGCAGGACGCGTTATCCGCAGCGGGGTGCGTTCCAACGTCTTCAGCGTGCGGGCGTAGAGCATATAGGAAGGATCGCTGATAGCGACTTTATCCTGTGCCGATGTCGTGACGAGCAGAGCCAGCGTGATGGCCTCCACGCCACCGTGCGTCACCATGATTTCACGCTCAGGATCGAAATGCAGGCCGTAGCGATCGCGATACCAGGCGGCAATGGCCTGACGCAGCGCCAGGCTCCCCCGGGGATCCTCGTAACGTTTTGAGGCGTCCATAAACGCCGATAATGACAAATCCTCCTGTTCTATCGCCTTCAGCAGATGCTCCGGCGGCCCGAAAACCGGCTCGCCAAAACTCAGGTTTGCAATGGAGGGATCGGCCTTCGCTTTCAGCGAAATGGCTTTTGAGGCATAAATATCCATGCCCGTCAGAACAGCATTGAGGGCGTTCGGTTGGGTAGTATCATGAATGTTCATGAGTCCGTTCTCGGTTGTAGGGATTGAGTGAGAAATGCGCGCCCCTTCGGAGGGCCGCACGGTATTTGCCATGGTTTTTTTGCAGGGTGAAGCGGGGGCCAGCGTTTTCAGATGGGATTGCAGACGGCGCGCGACGTTATAAGGCGACAGCGTCGGGCGGCCCAGCTGCGCCATCGACCCGATGCTTATCGGGACATGCAACAGCCGGGGGCCGGCGATATCCGTTTGACGCAGTGCTTTGGCGAAGCTGTCCGCATCGTTGCAATGCTGGGCGTGGGCATAGCCGGCCGCATAGGCCATGGCGACAAAATCCACGCCGGGGGACGCGGTGGGTTGGGCTCCCGTCGAGTCATAGCTGCCGTTATCCAAAATAATATGTATCAGGTTATCCGGCTTGCCGGCGCCGATCCCGGCCAAATTCCCCAGATGCATCAGCGCAGCGCCATCCCCGTCGATCACGTAGACCGGCAGGCCGGCGCAGCCCAAGGCAATGCCGTGAGCGATTGCGCTGGCGTAGCCCATGGATCCGACGCAATAGAAATGTTCAGGGCGGTCAGATAACGTAAACAGTTCCCGGCCGGTTTTGCCGGTTGTAGCGATGATCACGCCCTCGGGATCCGCGTGAGCCAGCAACGTCGCCAGCGCCTCTTCACGACGCGGATACGCCGCTTGCGGCTCAGGTATCGGAGACGGCGCGGCGCAAAACTGATTGCCGGTCAGAACCAATGCGTAAGGGCGCTGTTCTGCCTGAATGTAATTGCAGGCGTGCTGCAGGCAGGCGAAGGCTCCGGTCTCGTCGTCGGGCAGCACGGCCCACTCTACCCCGGCCAGGCTCAGCAATTCAGGCGTGATCTCGCCCATCAACCTGTGCTGCGGTTCATCTTTGGTGCCGGGCTGACCGCGCCAGGTCACCAACAGCAAGACCGGGATCGAGAACGGCTCGTTAAGCGATGTCAGCGGGTTTATCAGATTGCCCAACCCCGAGTTCTGACACAGGACAACGGCCGTTTTATTGGCAAGCCAAAGCCCGGAGGCCAGAGACAGCGCCTCACCCTCGTTTGAGGCCAGTACGTAGTGGGTTTCATCGCGAGCAATAACTTCATTGATCAGCGGGGTTAAATAAGAGCAGGGGACACCGGTAAAATAGTGCGTGCCTTGCTCAATCAATGCATCGACAAAATTGCGGACGTTAATCATCTAACCATTTCCTCACGGATGAATAGAAAACCGGCTGACTGTCGCGTTACAGGGTCAAGTATTTTTGTTCGGCCAGCTGTACTTCATATTCGTTGGTGAGATTGAAAACATCGTCCAAAGAGGCAATTTCACGTTCAATCTGTGCAACGCTATTATGTTGGCGAATATTCCGGGTAATAGCGCGCATCGCGGCGATGGAAGCGCGCAGGCTATGATTAGCCCAGATAACCGTGGATACGCCGACTTCACGGAACGCATCGGTAGCGGTGTTATAGTATTTCGTCGGTACGATGACGATCGGGCAATCATTTTGCCATTGGCGGCAAAAATCCATGATTTCCGCACCGTCCGACTGTTTGGAATGAATTAATACCGCGTCGGCGCCGGCACTGGCGTAAGCGTCGGCGCGTTTCAAGGCTTCTTCCATCGGGCAGCCGCTGATAAGCGCTTCCACACGGGCAACCACGCAAAAATCACTGTCCAACTGGCTGTCTTTCGCCGCTTTTACTTTGCCGCAAAATTCGCTGATTGAAGCCAGATCCTGCCCTGCGCCAATAAAAGAGTTTATTTTAGGGAATAATTTGTCTTCCAGACATACCCCGGCCACGCCGCGCTGAGACAGCTTTTTAACCAAACGACGGACATTATTGAAGTTGCCAAAACCTGTGTCCCCATCCAATAAAATAGGGATGGCGGTGTTATCCACCATAAAATCAACAACGTCCATAACCTGCGTCCAGGACGCTTCATTTCTGTCGCTGAGCCCCATAGAGGCGGAAATAGACAGCCCGGAAGCCCATAATGCCTCAAAGCCACTTTCTTCGGCTATTTTAGCGCTCATGGCATTATGGGCTTCCATCAGGAAAGAGAGTTCTTTCTTTTGCAGTATATTCTTTAAAGCCGATGTTTTTCTCATAGCATTACCTCAATTAACATTGATATACAGTGATGGTTCAATGGCTCTTCATAGTGAAAATATCAGGGACTAATCAGAATAATCAAAGCAAGCATAAGACCCAATAATTACGCCTGTCATAAGGAAGGGTGACGAGAATAATTAAAGGCACCTGCAATCGCCGAATGATTTTTTTTGCCGTCGCACTGAGGAAGGCGGGGCCGTTTTTCTGCAATTATTTACTTTAAATCAATGAGGCTGTTTAACAGGTGATTATAATAACTATCTACGGTGTTAAGACGCATATTCGCGCCAATCCATATTTCCGCCATTGCCGCCGGCGATTTTTCCGCAATTGGCGTGATCACCTGCTGCAACCAGCCTTCCGCGTGGACCACGTCAATCCCGATATGCTCGGTGTAGTAGCGCAGGTCCCGGTCGGTAAAACCAAGTCGTTTGCAGCCCAGGACCAGTTTTTCGTATTGGCTGGGATCCAGCAATTCCGTAATGGCCAGGGCGCCGATCAGCTTGAAGTAATGTTCGCGGTTGGTGCCCCCCAACATAAACAGGTTGTAACCGCTCAATCCTTGCCAGGCCAGGGTGTCGGCAAAATTGTTTTCCGGCAACTCAATGCGATTGCGCGTCAGCAAATCTTTATACAAGTTGACATGAGTATGGCGGTCGCTGCCTTCGCCGCACTCATCCCACATATTGCGGCTGAGCTCGCCTCGCACCTCGATGCGTGCGCCCACCATCGCCATGGCGATTAAATCAAAAAACAGCAAATTCAATGCGCTGTCGCTTTTGAAGAAGGCGTTCATTTGCGTTTTTGACGCGTCATGCTGCAAAAACTCATAGAGCGGATGCGTGGCTGACCGGTGGTGCGACCAGAGTTCCCGCAGGCTTTCGGTAAACCGTTTCGGGCTCGTCGCGATGGGCAGCGCGGCGAAATGTTCGGTCTCATGCGCCAACCATTTTTTTTCTATCATTCGTTTGATAGTGACCATCACAGGGTGGTGTTGGTTTTTGCTTTCTGCCGTTAACGGGTCGGCTAAAAATGTCTGGTACAACCAAAATAAGGTCTTTTGCACGGCTTTGCGGCTGTGCTCAATGTCCGTGCTGTGATAGGCCGAGATCAGTTCAGCCTCTGTCGTGGCCTGGAGCATTGCCGGCAGGGTGGGATGACGGCTAAAAAATGCGTCCAAATCCTCTATGCGCAACAGACCTGCCACGCACTCATCCAGGCTGGTGGACAGCAGTTGGCCTTGCGTCAGTTTAGTGTTTACCAAATCTAAACTATCCATCATTTATACCCATAAATTTTGCTGATATAAAAGCTAATGTAAACAGGTTGGTTTTTCAAATTTAATATTGCAAAAATGTTTCATTTTTATTTATTTTATTGATTGTAGTGTAATTTTATTTTGTTGAGTTTGTTTTTTAGTGTGATTTAAATCACATTCACCCCAGTGATAAACAGATCGGTACACATTAGTTATTATTAATATATTAAGTGAGTCCCAGGAGGGGCGGCAATAAAATGCCGCATAGGCGCGGCATAGGTGCGGCATAGGTGCGGCATAGGCGCGGCATTGGGGCGTGCGGGGAGTTACAGCACGATGTTTTCGGCTTCGAGGATGGTTTTGGCCGTTGCCCACGCGATCAGTGCCGGCGAGTATTCGCTGTGGTCTGCGTAGGTCAGTTCAGAGATGATTGCGCCGTCCAGCAACATGACAAAGGTGAAGGCGATGCGCTGAGCTCGTTCTTTTTTAACCAGCGAAAACAGAATGCCGGTGATCAGCGCCACCAGGGCTTCTTTCATCTCTTTATTTATACTGGAAATTT is a window of Serratia plymuthica DNA encoding:
- a CDS encoding pyridoxal phosphate-dependent aminotransferase produces the protein MPAINAYLEHLNPLSSKTVSQRAKANPAILNLSMGEPDFGPPAALVDVICREDLNKERFLDAVKRYEHSRGSLSLRRAIAAWYRRRYAIDIDPESEIMVTHGGIEALNLALQAVTNPGDGVLLAAPAYTLYQRAIHLLNRKSHPLLRPEGENEYATALAANTHASARAVLINSPENPTGYVMSDTDWQALADDCREGDRWVIHDEVYDTLAFTRPHLNAWCIPALRERSLLINSCSKKFGIPGLRTGWLIGPAKVIEAASRVHESLCLGVSILGEPIAERLLSTPEVDDWMQQQQDILAARNRYALSALGETQGFRWSRRPMGGMFLFPDVSALYPALPARWRDFSPDAGSAVAEYLLVERQVATVPGIVYGVESRQHLRLTNCASEQVFTQAIARLSSLNMGGKGD
- a CDS encoding GNAT family N-acetyltransferase, whose protein sequence is MSYHLSCHHQFAEINPQAYAALWMDCGQPAFYHPNLLAAAERHPMLPTLGAYYLAAWQGERLDALLVVYQQSQPDPFGTLAKSTGFHFAAPIGGLLGHIAHCYDTQILHRPGSEDAAQRLMTELIALAGRLGIPGCGLLNLSAGPSLSAAEQAGYRCNFMHDRFFIDLMPFERFDDYLAALPRDGRQEMKRQLRKFDSDRGNYRVLSGRDADLAAAVKLCHATSSRNGTPHYYPIQTFLHFLETCGELITVVQIEHEGQLVAAVICLNDPQCLHLWAGGVDYRLSSFSPYTVMIAASVQYAFSQGIRRIEAGRTNARIKARLGCQSQPLYSALYPLEVA
- a CDS encoding 2-aminoethylphosphonate--pyruvate transaminase; protein product: MQSQEFRLFTPGPLNTSAQVRQAAGRDLGSRSPVATHLSARLREDILDIAGCDASWSAVPLSGSGTFAVEAMLCSLPAADDHLLIIENGAYSARMVDICRIHAIPHSVLTLPSHQGFDLAQVEQALQQTPAVTHIAAVHFETALGVLNDIDGLTQLANRHGCRLLIDAISTFGVLPLDYGAPSLCAVALSANKCLHGLPGLAFVLVRKTVLATHVAPRTLSLDIRAQAKALDGDGQWRFTPPLQIMLALKQAIDEYRQQGGRRTRHRAYSQRMAHLLGGMARLGFSPIIQPQFCAPLIVTLAPNPGTQCEIDKLNDFLFQRGLVIYPTKHWAVNSFRIGVMGELSLQDIDDLLAAFAEFTAQAAPETLQPNPLSLRPAL
- a CDS encoding phytanoyl-CoA dioxygenase family protein, encoding MNASRNHFQQRGFVHLEKSRANLNLSRIESALAEISQRALSDQTDNASGLVVVTEAGNAEQLCRIEYLAGSSPYYAQELVPWLAQLIEQHLGQPVNLFKDKCNFKYPGGGAFTPHQDITAYRHFASSYQVTAAVLLDAAVEENGALEIATHWDLTPKGARLVDTPRGILPQLPSYQGGPRNGDIEDRLCETMRWQRIDAAPGDVILFDSYIPHRSSENRSSSTRRILFFTFNLASEGDFYHHYYRSKWATPDNPIFHVSSPTLHSARQTNAGTEPQPR
- the aepY gene encoding phosphonopyruvate decarboxylase translates to MINVRNFVDALIEQGTHYFTGVPCSYLTPLINEVIARDETHYVLASNEGEALSLASGLWLANKTAVVLCQNSGLGNLINPLTSLNEPFSIPVLLLVTWRGQPGTKDEPQHRLMGEITPELLSLAGVEWAVLPDDETGAFACLQHACNYIQAEQRPYALVLTGNQFCAAPSPIPEPQAAYPRREEALATLLAHADPEGVIIATTGKTGRELFTLSDRPEHFYCVGSMGYASAIAHGIALGCAGLPVYVIDGDGAALMHLGNLAGIGAGKPDNLIHIILDNGSYDSTGAQPTASPGVDFVAMAYAAGYAHAQHCNDADSFAKALRQTDIAGPRLLHVPISIGSMAQLGRPTLSPYNVARRLQSHLKTLAPASPCKKTMANTVRPSEGARISHSIPTTENGLMNIHDTTQPNALNAVLTGMDIYASKAISLKAKADPSIANLSFGEPVFGPPEHLLKAIEQEDLSLSAFMDASKRYEDPRGSLALRQAIAAWYRDRYGLHFDPEREIMVTHGGVEAITLALLVTTSAQDKVAISDPSYMLYARTLKTLERTPLRITRPAGNHEYAEMLAQDGALEGVKAMIVNSPENPTGYVASPQDWAVIGERAARSGCWIIHDEVYDAMHFERPHQPARAVASLANNSIIINSFSKKFGLPGLRIGWMVAPPQVIEQAAKAHDYLYLGVNIQYERIAHRLLSDDRKFAWLEDMSSNIAQRCQTALNTLTEERGYRWPRKPLGAMFLFPEVSGVYQQMPEKYRQPGRHIGDAVANYLLEERGVAVVPGSVYGPQGNNHIRLVLCMPDDVFNLAMKRMV
- the aepX gene encoding phosphoenolpyruvate mutase; the encoded protein is MRKTSALKNILQKKELSFLMEAHNAMSAKIAEESGFEALWASGLSISASMGLSDRNEASWTQVMDVVDFMVDNTAIPILLDGDTGFGNFNNVRRLVKKLSQRGVAGVCLEDKLFPKINSFIGAGQDLASISEFCGKVKAAKDSQLDSDFCVVARVEALISGCPMEEALKRADAYASAGADAVLIHSKQSDGAEIMDFCRQWQNDCPIVIVPTKYYNTATDAFREVGVSTVIWANHSLRASIAAMRAITRNIRQHNSVAQIEREIASLDDVFNLTNEYEVQLAEQKYLTL
- a CDS encoding iron-containing redox enzyme family protein, whose translation is MAGLLRIEDLDAFFSRHPTLPAMLQATTEAELISAYHSTDIEHSRKAVQKTLFWLYQTFLADPLTAESKNQHHPVMVTIKRMIEKKWLAHETEHFAALPIATSPKRFTESLRELWSHHRSATHPLYEFLQHDASKTQMNAFFKSDSALNLLFFDLIAMAMVGARIEVRGELSRNMWDECGEGSDRHTHVNLYKDLLTRNRIELPENNFADTLAWQGLSGYNLFMLGGTNREHYFKLIGALAITELLDPSQYEKLVLGCKRLGFTDRDLRYYTEHIGIDVVHAEGWLQQVITPIAEKSPAAMAEIWIGANMRLNTVDSYYNHLLNSLIDLK